From the Nitrospira sp. genome, one window contains:
- the lptF gene encoding LPS export ABC transporter permease LptF, protein MILRTLLDRYIFTELLAPFGLSLGALCFVMLTRELLRLVELLVSKGVGLWSVLKVFATLLPSFLVLTLPIAGIIASITAFGRLSFDKELVAMRAAGLSLYRLTQPVLLFALSVFTLTLVLSQWGQPWSSVNLKKVALNLLRDQLVLALERGTFNEPVPKLVIYIPDSGSGQATSGIFISDERSPDEPRIIVADDFQVLMDPEHEQVALRLVNGVIHSQPDVVDQYQQVSFTSYDLKMSLNQSGYATTEERPTYASIQAQLTASQGKDTQALRRLMEYYKDLAFPTASLVFCLLGVPVGIVSKRSGRMGGFAVGVLIVVAYYILNIACEFLVTTLWISPFAGAWMPNGLFTLLTAWLFWKMSYE, encoded by the coding sequence CTCGCCCCGTTCGGGCTGAGCCTGGGGGCGTTGTGCTTCGTGATGCTCACGCGAGAGCTTCTGCGTCTCGTCGAGCTCTTGGTGTCAAAAGGCGTCGGCCTCTGGTCTGTACTGAAAGTCTTCGCGACCCTCCTCCCGTCGTTCCTGGTCCTGACGCTGCCCATCGCCGGCATTATCGCCTCGATCACGGCCTTCGGACGCCTCTCCTTCGACAAGGAACTTGTGGCCATGCGGGCCGCGGGACTGAGCCTCTACCGGCTCACCCAGCCGGTCCTCTTATTTGCCCTCTCGGTCTTTACCTTGACGCTCGTCCTCTCCCAATGGGGACAGCCGTGGAGTTCGGTGAATCTGAAGAAAGTCGCGCTCAACCTCCTTCGAGACCAACTGGTGCTGGCCCTGGAACGAGGCACGTTCAATGAACCTGTTCCCAAATTAGTGATCTATATTCCGGATAGCGGATCCGGGCAGGCGACATCCGGCATCTTCATATCGGACGAGCGCAGCCCTGATGAGCCTCGCATTATCGTGGCCGATGACTTTCAGGTCCTCATGGATCCTGAGCATGAACAGGTCGCACTTCGACTCGTGAACGGCGTCATTCATAGCCAGCCGGATGTCGTCGATCAATATCAACAGGTCTCGTTTACCAGTTACGACCTGAAGATGAGCCTGAACCAAAGCGGGTATGCCACGACTGAAGAGCGTCCGACCTACGCTTCGATTCAAGCCCAACTGACTGCCAGCCAAGGGAAGGACACGCAAGCCTTGCGTCGCCTGATGGAGTACTACAAAGACTTGGCCTTTCCGACCGCCTCGCTGGTGTTCTGCTTACTGGGCGTCCCGGTCGGCATTGTCTCCAAGCGATCGGGACGGATGGGCGGATTCGCCGTCGGCGTGCTGATCGTCGTCGCGTACTATATTTTGAATATCGCCTGCGAATTCCTCGTCACCACGCTCTGGATCTCCCCGTTTGCCGGCGCCTGGATGCCGAATGGATTATTTACGCTCCTCACCGCCTGGCTGTTCTGGAAAATGAGCTACGAATAA
- the fabF gene encoding beta-ketoacyl-ACP synthase II: MASRVVITGLGVVSPIGIGVSTFWKSAMAGQSGISAITSFDPFPMDGYRSKVAGQIRHFSPEQHIGSSLGDRVDRYAQFALAASREALSDSGMHMEKESPHRVGVIVGAGMGGMVMGEREITQLYLHQKPHRVHPNFIPVITLNSASGIVAMATGAKGPNFTISTACSSSAHALGQAWYCIRTGQADAVIVVGADASITPLVFAGFCSLRALSSKFNDQPERASRPFDRNRDGFVMGEGAGALIVESLAHAKKRKARVYAELAGYAATSEAYHMVIPREDGEEVATTMKLALKAADVSPSEVDYINAHATSTNIGDAVESKAIRALFKNRADKIAISATKSLVGHTLGAAGAIGAIATTLAIHTGHIHPTANYDDPDPDCRLGGLSRDPQEKKIRAALLNAFGFGSNNAAVVLKQFRA; this comes from the coding sequence GTGGCTAGTCGGGTCGTAATTACAGGCCTGGGGGTGGTATCGCCGATCGGCATCGGCGTGAGCACCTTCTGGAAGTCGGCCATGGCGGGACAGTCGGGCATTTCAGCGATTACATCCTTCGACCCGTTTCCCATGGATGGCTACCGGTCGAAGGTCGCCGGACAAATCCGACACTTCTCCCCTGAACAGCACATCGGTTCCTCGCTTGGCGACCGTGTCGACCGGTACGCGCAGTTTGCCCTTGCGGCAAGCCGCGAGGCGTTGTCCGATTCAGGCATGCACATGGAGAAGGAATCCCCTCATCGAGTTGGCGTCATTGTCGGAGCCGGTATGGGCGGCATGGTGATGGGCGAACGGGAAATTACGCAACTCTATCTGCATCAGAAGCCGCACCGCGTTCATCCCAACTTTATCCCCGTCATCACGCTGAATTCCGCGTCCGGAATTGTCGCGATGGCCACCGGCGCGAAAGGGCCCAACTTTACGATTTCAACAGCCTGCTCATCCAGCGCCCATGCGCTCGGCCAGGCCTGGTACTGCATTCGAACCGGACAAGCCGATGCGGTCATCGTCGTCGGAGCCGATGCGAGCATTACCCCGCTCGTCTTCGCAGGGTTCTGTTCGCTGCGCGCGCTTTCCAGCAAATTCAACGACCAACCGGAGCGGGCCTCCCGCCCGTTCGACCGGAACCGGGACGGATTTGTGATGGGAGAAGGCGCCGGCGCGCTGATCGTGGAGTCGCTTGCCCATGCCAAGAAGCGCAAAGCCCGCGTCTATGCTGAACTCGCCGGCTATGCCGCGACGAGCGAAGCCTATCATATGGTCATCCCCCGCGAAGACGGCGAGGAAGTCGCCACCACTATGAAGCTGGCGTTGAAGGCCGCTGATGTCAGCCCGTCGGAAGTGGACTACATCAACGCCCACGCCACATCGACCAACATCGGCGATGCCGTCGAATCCAAAGCGATCAGAGCGCTGTTTAAGAATCGCGCGGACAAAATCGCCATCAGCGCGACCAAATCGCTGGTTGGCCATACCCTGGGCGCCGCCGGCGCGATCGGAGCCATCGCCACAACATTGGCCATTCATACGGGACACATCCATCCCACCGCCAATTATGACGATCCTGACCCTGACTGCCGGCTGGGCGGCCTCAGCCGCGATCCACAAGAGAAGAAGATTCGAGCCGCGCTCCTGAACGCGTTCGGCTTCGGCAGCAACAATGCTGCAGTCGTCTTGAAGCAATTTCGTGCCTAA
- a CDS encoding acyl carrier protein: MADRVIVEKIIQALSEYLKRDASTIKASHHLRDDLGLDSMAVIELLYKIEETFDLQIPDQDLVGLATVGSVASYVEGRLAPAKPVAKKASKPTATKSPTKRKAKS, from the coding sequence ATGGCTGACCGAGTGATCGTCGAGAAGATTATCCAGGCTCTTTCAGAATATCTCAAACGAGACGCCAGCACCATCAAAGCCTCGCACCATCTTCGCGATGACCTCGGCCTGGACTCCATGGCGGTGATTGAATTGCTCTACAAGATCGAAGAAACGTTCGACCTTCAAATCCCCGACCAGGACCTGGTCGGCCTGGCCACCGTTGGCTCGGTCGCTTCCTACGTCGAAGGACGTCTGGCACCGGCGAAGCCGGTCGCCAAGAAGGCATCCAAGCCAACGGCGACGAAGTCGCCCACGAAACGAAAGGCGAAGTCATGA
- a CDS encoding HD domain-containing protein, with product MTWYRDAEAELTLVASAIQSQRTIQLDRLEALAASLVASLKRSDELIVMALSSPSGSPLLTNLVNVAVVSTKVGMGLGYYGRELERLALAGLLHDIGLFAVPQSLVTKAGRLTADERTLIEQHPELGFEAIKRSGPDYTWLAELIRQAHERTNGLGYPNRLKGRQIGEMALIIGVSDVFDAMISERPYRPRLFPHEAIKELLVAERATFPREMTKALVEQLSVYPLGTTVRLTTGETGIVVGVNVQYPLRPIVEVDESGEAGHVESRHINLSLTPLVSIIEALKAPVVGRLTFAPEVPSVAVPGAASDQFTSLLESLDAIATAIQGVVEHARHPGAVVGGKSEAVPGQEAVAETPGQDDAGFDKEVVGLFALEAHEWLAQIQSALARLSADKEGPVRSHVYGIVLNGITNLAKSAGTVHLDEIESMATNLLPALRDVGGAETAVASESLRQLHHGLNRVVAAVRQLASVPSQSVAGDERIFGAGEASVVHAEEMDAVECVETATPNLHPSGPNSEWSSLPLLSALRELQKARSRSMQPARDMLEAVIHRAEEVGEAEQPVDVATIERILRDLDRQDNEFLQAVHLRVPKMTEALASLRAQAASFVTASQLDPILDHVEFLHDQAKLVQAMTIMMFLQGLKSFLTVTAYRKVTSLPIRLEALELRLKTLVPMAEQWVNLGRLERATIEEILPA from the coding sequence GCCGCTCTTGACCAACCTCGTGAACGTGGCCGTCGTGTCGACGAAGGTGGGGATGGGACTGGGATACTACGGACGCGAATTGGAGCGTCTGGCGCTGGCCGGGCTGTTGCACGACATCGGATTGTTTGCGGTCCCGCAATCGCTCGTTACGAAAGCCGGCCGACTGACGGCGGACGAACGGACGTTGATCGAACAGCATCCAGAACTGGGGTTCGAGGCGATCAAGCGATCGGGGCCTGACTACACCTGGTTGGCGGAATTGATTCGCCAGGCTCATGAGCGCACCAACGGATTGGGGTATCCGAATCGGTTGAAAGGGCGCCAAATCGGCGAGATGGCGCTGATCATCGGCGTCTCCGATGTGTTTGACGCGATGATCAGCGAACGGCCGTATCGCCCCAGGCTTTTTCCGCATGAGGCGATCAAAGAGTTGCTGGTGGCAGAGCGAGCCACGTTTCCGCGGGAGATGACCAAAGCGCTGGTCGAGCAGCTGTCGGTGTACCCGCTCGGCACCACCGTCCGACTGACGACCGGAGAAACCGGGATAGTGGTGGGAGTGAATGTGCAGTACCCATTACGGCCGATCGTGGAGGTCGATGAATCGGGAGAGGCGGGTCACGTCGAGAGTCGGCACATCAATCTTAGTTTGACTCCTCTGGTGAGCATTATCGAAGCGCTCAAGGCTCCCGTGGTCGGTCGTCTTACTTTTGCGCCTGAGGTTCCGAGCGTGGCCGTGCCGGGGGCGGCGTCTGATCAGTTTACGTCGCTTCTAGAGAGCCTGGACGCCATTGCGACTGCCATTCAAGGCGTCGTGGAACATGCGCGGCATCCTGGCGCGGTGGTCGGGGGAAAATCTGAAGCTGTCCCTGGTCAAGAGGCCGTGGCGGAGACGCCGGGTCAGGATGATGCCGGCTTTGACAAGGAAGTCGTGGGCTTATTTGCGCTAGAGGCGCATGAGTGGCTGGCGCAAATTCAATCGGCGCTCGCACGGCTCAGTGCCGATAAAGAGGGGCCGGTTCGTTCGCATGTTTACGGGATTGTCCTTAACGGCATTACGAATCTGGCGAAGTCTGCGGGCACGGTGCACCTTGATGAGATTGAATCGATGGCGACGAACCTGCTGCCCGCGCTTCGTGACGTCGGCGGAGCAGAGACGGCCGTTGCTTCCGAGTCGTTGCGTCAGTTACACCACGGCTTGAATCGCGTCGTTGCCGCGGTCCGGCAGTTGGCATCCGTTCCGTCCCAGAGCGTAGCGGGAGATGAACGGATATTCGGCGCCGGGGAAGCATCCGTGGTGCACGCGGAGGAGATGGATGCTGTCGAATGTGTGGAGACGGCCACGCCTAACCTCCATCCCAGCGGACCGAACAGCGAATGGTCCTCGCTCCCGTTATTAAGTGCGTTACGTGAGCTCCAGAAGGCTCGATCGAGATCGATGCAGCCGGCCCGCGATATGTTGGAAGCGGTGATCCATCGGGCCGAAGAAGTGGGTGAGGCCGAACAGCCGGTCGATGTGGCTACGATCGAGCGTATCCTTCGCGACTTGGACCGGCAGGATAATGAGTTTCTTCAGGCCGTTCACTTGCGCGTCCCGAAAATGACGGAGGCGCTTGCATCGCTTCGGGCGCAGGCCGCCAGTTTCGTCACGGCGTCTCAGCTTGATCCCATTCTTGACCATGTCGAGTTCTTGCATGATCAGGCGAAATTGGTTCAGGCGATGACCATCATGATGTTTCTCCAAGGGTTGAAGTCGTTCTTGACGGTCACGGCGTACCGAAAGGTGACATCGTTACCCATTCGGCTCGAAGCTCTTGAACTGCGCTTGAAGACGTTAGTCCCCATGGCTGAGCAATGGGTGAATCTGGGGCGTCTTGAGCGAGCCACTATCGAGGAAATCCTTCCTGCCTGA
- the lpxD gene encoding UDP-3-O-(3-hydroxymyristoyl)glucosamine N-acyltransferase, translated as MSTPSPSITLTLNQVHQLVGGELHGNGTTPITTVDSLPDATAEAIAFVSSDKDLKIPAGIKAGALLAHRHLPELSIPHIVVTNPKLAWARVAQRLTPPSLPRGIAADLTRGQDVEIGAEVSIWPSVTLGDRAKVGARVTLYPGVFLGSGSTIGDDSILYPNVVIREGCSIGARVIIHSGTVVGSDGFGYAQDQGRHVKIPQLGGVAIEDDVEIGANVTIDRATTRMRHTRIQTGTKVDNLVQIAHNVTIGAHSIVVAQVGIAGSTTIGQHVMIGGQAGLADHITIGDQVMIAARAGVNRSLEPNQIVSGAPVMPHETWMKAQAVIPRLPELRQLVRSLEQRVATLETQLAQTPRPSKKPSARARK; from the coding sequence ATGAGCACGCCCTCCCCCTCGATCACGCTGACGCTCAATCAGGTTCATCAGCTCGTCGGAGGGGAACTCCATGGAAATGGGACGACTCCCATTACGACAGTGGACAGCCTTCCGGATGCCACAGCCGAAGCCATCGCTTTCGTGAGCAGCGACAAGGACTTGAAAATACCGGCCGGCATCAAGGCCGGCGCACTGCTCGCGCATCGTCACCTGCCGGAGTTGTCGATCCCCCACATCGTCGTGACGAATCCCAAGCTTGCCTGGGCCCGCGTGGCTCAACGATTGACTCCGCCATCTCTCCCGCGTGGCATTGCAGCGGATCTCACCAGGGGCCAGGATGTCGAGATTGGAGCGGAGGTATCTATTTGGCCGTCTGTGACTCTTGGTGATCGCGCTAAAGTCGGCGCCCGCGTGACCCTCTATCCCGGCGTCTTTCTGGGATCCGGCTCCACGATCGGAGACGATTCAATCCTCTACCCCAATGTCGTGATCCGCGAAGGGTGCTCCATCGGCGCCCGTGTCATCATTCATAGCGGAACCGTGGTGGGCTCAGATGGCTTCGGGTATGCGCAGGATCAGGGACGACACGTGAAGATTCCCCAGCTCGGCGGAGTGGCGATCGAAGACGATGTGGAAATCGGAGCCAACGTGACGATCGACCGCGCGACCACGCGGATGAGGCACACGCGCATTCAGACCGGAACGAAGGTGGATAATCTCGTTCAGATCGCCCACAACGTCACGATCGGCGCCCATTCCATCGTCGTCGCGCAGGTCGGCATTGCCGGGAGCACGACCATCGGACAGCATGTGATGATCGGGGGGCAGGCCGGATTGGCCGATCACATCACGATTGGGGATCAGGTCATGATCGCCGCCCGAGCCGGAGTCAATCGGAGCCTTGAACCCAATCAGATCGTCTCCGGAGCGCCGGTCATGCCACACGAAACCTGGATGAAAGCACAAGCCGTCATTCCCAGACTTCCGGAGCTCCGCCAGCTGGTGAGGAGCCTGGAACAGCGAGTGGCAACACTGGAAACCCAGCTTGCCCAGACGCCCCGCCCGTCAAAGAAGCCGTCGGCACGCGCCCGCAAGTAG
- the lptG gene encoding LPS export ABC transporter permease LptG, whose amino-acid sequence MTILFRYILREYAKIFLMCFSGLMTIYLVIDFFEKVRRFLKFDANMVDVLTYFVLKTPAISFQITPLAILMATLLTLGLLARNNEITAMRSCGISLTWIASPFLIFAACISLILLSFSSTVIPLALEKAEEIRLIRIEKKPAPMAVKAPRPWIRMGSDSLMHVAEVEIGGAVLHRVHLYHFQNGFRLDRMTEAATATYTPDGWMLQNGNQRRFHPDGSVALVQFGQQPVELSLIPDDFSTWLAGDSETMTIRDIRGYMSRFKNEGSSFARLLTDYYGRLAFPFVAVIMVIVGIALSLRRSGVRGGTMAVGIGQAFVVGFCYWTTHSIAIALGRGGLLAPMLAGWIANLLFASFGLYLLLKVRY is encoded by the coding sequence ATGACGATTCTCTTTCGCTATATTCTTCGCGAGTACGCCAAGATCTTCCTGATGTGCTTTTCAGGGCTGATGACGATCTATCTCGTGATCGACTTTTTCGAAAAAGTCCGCCGCTTTCTCAAGTTCGACGCCAACATGGTCGACGTCCTCACCTATTTTGTCTTGAAGACTCCCGCGATATCGTTTCAGATCACCCCGCTGGCAATCCTCATGGCGACGCTCCTGACTCTGGGACTCCTCGCGCGCAACAATGAGATTACCGCCATGCGAAGTTGCGGGATCAGCTTGACCTGGATTGCCTCCCCCTTCCTTATTTTCGCCGCGTGCATTTCCTTGATCCTGTTGAGCTTCAGCTCAACGGTGATTCCGCTGGCCTTAGAAAAAGCCGAGGAGATCAGGCTCATCCGCATCGAAAAGAAGCCGGCCCCCATGGCCGTCAAAGCGCCTCGCCCCTGGATCCGCATGGGATCGGACAGCCTGATGCACGTCGCAGAGGTCGAGATCGGCGGAGCGGTTCTCCATCGGGTGCATCTCTACCATTTTCAAAACGGGTTTCGATTAGACCGCATGACGGAAGCCGCGACCGCGACCTATACCCCGGACGGATGGATGCTTCAGAACGGAAACCAGCGGCGGTTCCACCCGGACGGATCGGTGGCGCTCGTCCAATTCGGACAGCAACCGGTCGAGTTGTCGCTGATTCCCGACGACTTTTCGACCTGGCTGGCCGGAGATTCCGAAACGATGACCATCAGAGATATTCGTGGATACATGAGCCGCTTCAAGAACGAAGGCAGTTCATTTGCCCGCCTGCTGACCGACTATTATGGGCGTCTCGCCTTTCCCTTCGTCGCGGTCATCATGGTCATCGTGGGCATTGCCCTCAGCCTCCGGCGAAGCGGCGTCCGCGGCGGCACCATGGCGGTTGGGATTGGCCAGGCCTTCGTGGTGGGATTCTGTTATTGGACGACACATTCCATTGCGATCGCCCTAGGACGAGGCGGGCTGCTCGCCCCCATGCTGGCCGGATGGATCGCCAATTTGCTCTTTGCAAGCTTTGGCCTCTACCTCCTGCTCAAAGTACGCTACTGA